The nucleotide window CAATTTTGAGCAGGACTACTGGATCGACGTGTTTGAGCCCATGCTAGAGGGCTATAACAAGGGCTGGACGCCTAACCCTGATATCTCGTGTAACAAGTTTGTCAAGTTTGGGAAACTCATACAGCACTTAAATTCGAAATATGGGAATGACAATTATTGGCTTGTGACAGGCCATTATGCAAGAATAATGGAAAGCGAGCTTGACAAAGAGGCCCATCTTCTGAGAAGTTTTTACCCCCAAAAAGACCAAAGCTACTACTTATCTCTGGTCGATCCCAAAATCCTGTCGAGATTATTGTTCCCTATCGGTCATTTGACCAAACCTGAGGTACGACAGCTCGCTAAGGAGATTGCCTTGCCTTCTGCTAACAAACCTGACTCCCAAGGAATTTGTTTCGTTAACAACTCTCAGCATGGtaaattcaagaatttcttggagCACTATTTAGTCGAGTCAAAGGGCGATATAGTTACTCTCGACCAAGGCAAAAAGCGAAAATGGGGAGAACACAAGGGTCTCTGGTCTTACACCATTGGTCAAAAGATCGGACTATCAATGCCACAAGGAGACCCCAAATACGCCGGTACTTGGTACGTTAGCGAGAAGCTTCAGGACTCCAATGAGCTAGTAATTGTCCATGGCTCCAACAATCCAGCATTATACAAGGATACACTTCAGGTGCAAGATTTCACCATTCAGGGAAACAAGAAAAGTCTCCTTAAGTCGCTAATGCACTCCGCAGTACTCGAAGGTCGACTTACAATGCAGTATAGATCGTTGCAAGAGCCAATTCCCATCACTGCGTTCGACCTTTCGGACAAGAAAGTACTGAACTTGAAACTCACCGCCAAGCAGAGAGCTATGGCACCGGGCCAAAACTGCTGTCTATACATTGGAGATAGAGTTCTGGGCAGCGGAACCATCAGAGAAGTAGCATAGTTAACCAACAACTCTTGTATATAGATATATCCATTAGCGAATACCACGTGATTTCACGCGTAGCTCTCATTGTGGTGAATTAGCAGCACTTCTCACTAAGAGAATTATTGAGAAGTCTCAATTGTCTTTCACTAGAGGTTCAATTGACTTGTTTCTGATGGCCTCAACCACATAGACGTACGACATTTCATCAATgggatttgaaaaagagcTTTTGGTTGCCACTCAGGCCGTTCGTAAGGCATCTTTGTTGACCAAGAGGATTCAATCCGAAGTGATCGCTCATAGAAATTCGACTACAATTACCAAAAGTGATAACTCTCCAGTCACTGTTGGGGATTACGCGGCCCAAACCATTATTATAAATGCCATCAAgacaaattttccaaatgaCAAGATAGTAGGCGAAGAGTCCTCTGATGGTTTAGAAAATGCATTTGTCTCTGAAATACTCCGtgaaattaaagaaaatgaCGAGGTTTTCGAGTCCAAGTTTGCTGGTCACCAGGAGAAAAGTCTATTAGTCAATGAGACTTTTCCATTGGaaacaattcaaaatgTGAAAACAATTATCGATTATGGCGACTATGAAGGTGGTAACAAGGGCCGTGTCTGGTGTCTGGATCCTATCGACGGGACCAAAGGATTCCTTAGAGGTGAGCAATTCGCTGTTTGTCTGGCTTTGATTGTTGATGGAACTACTCAATTAGGTGTCATTGGATGTCCCAACCTATCACTAGAACAGTACGGGGGTAAAGATTTACCAGGTTACGAACCTTTTGGATACATTTTCCGTGCTGTCAGAGGCAATGGGGCCTCGTACGCACCAGCTGCAGCAGCTACACCTGGAACAGAAAACATCTGGCAAAAAGCTCACGCAAGAGAATTAACTTCCACTGACGGCATGGTATCATTAGAAGGTGTAGAAAAGTCACACTCTGCTCACGACGAACAGTCCATCATCAAGGAGAAACTCGGTATCAAAAAATCACTACATCTGGATTCTCAGGTGAAATATTGTATGCTAGCCGCAGGTCTTGGTGACGTCTATCTACGTTTGCCTATCAAGCTagaatatcaagaaaagatctgGGACCATGCCGCTGGTAACGTTatcgttgaagaagcagGTGGTATCCACACAGACGCATTGCAAAATGTCCCATTAAACTTCGGCCAGGGTAGAACACTAACCACCAAGGGTGTCATTGCATCCTGCGGACCCACTAATCTTCACAAGCTAGTGGTATCCACTTCTAGCGACGTAATGAAAGCTGCCAAACACTGATTTTAGACGTCAATTTAAGGTTATTTAAGTTAAACTTTTTAGTTACCGTCATCACAGCACGCGCTTCTAGCGAGTTTCGAACGGCTATCGTTTTGATTCGCCACTTTATTTTTCATATGGTAAAAAAGCTTTGTTCAACTTACAGTCAAAAAGGTCTgaatttcaacaaacaaGTCATAGGTTTCAAAGGCTGTAAGAGCTTACTGTTGGCTTCTATTCTGTACCCAAGCGTTCAAGTTATCGTTATTCATATCTTCGTGTGAGCTGAAGACAAAGTATCCGCAGAGAAGAGATCTCGAAGGAGCTGCATTCGGTTTAGTTGATAATTTAACTGGAATAAGAGGATAAAATTGAGAACGGGGCCAATTCGATACCAATAGGCTGATTTGAGAGAAAATTTCAGAATCGTTGATGGGAAGAATCACATAAGGAGAAAAAAGCGCTAGAATTTCCAAGAGAATAAAAGTATGGTAGGAGAGGTGTTACCGGCCAAGGTTCAAGTTCCGCACCAACTGCTCGACGTGAATACTACGACAGTAAATCAGTTACTCGGTTTGCCTGGAATGTTTTCCACTTTTGTTGCGAAAGATCTCAGAGGACTAAGGATACTTGCGCTTACGGCTTCATCGGCTTCTATTGTAGCCTGCACagcttcaattttctttctGGTCAATATCGATAGACGCAAACGAGTTTTCAGACATGATCTTGTCTTTTTCCTGATTATATGTGATTTGGTCAAGGCATTGGTCCTAATGATATATCCTCTGGTGATACTGGTGCGGAATGACGTTTACGCTGACccaagatttttcaatacACTAGGATGGTTTACTGCCTACTGCGTAGAGGGAGCTGATTTGGCtatctttttctttgcaattcattTCGCGCTCCTGATCTTCCTACCGTCGTGGAAATGGCGGCGTAGTGGATCGCGGAAGATGGAAGGTGGGCTTTATGGTGTACGAAAATATATCTGGCCCATTACTTCGTTGGTTCCCGTCCTGTTGGCAAGTCTGGCATTTATCAATTTCCAGTTACTCGACTTCGAAGAGCTGGTCAATGGGACAACGGTGATTCTCGACAACGACAATTACCACGTCCGTTATGATGCACGCCTAGGCGGCTACAAACCGTATAGTGCTTGGTGTTACCTGCCGCCTTATCCGGTATGGTATAAACTAGTTTTGAGCTGGGGGCCAAgatatttcatcatcattttcatcctcgtACTGTATATTTCCATCTATGTGTTTGTTAAAAAGGAAAGTAAGAGGATAAAGAGACACTTGTATGATTTTAGAGATCAGCGAGCGGAGGAACACATTGCTGAACTTCGAGCAAAATCAAGATGGGAACTTCTCAAGATAAGACTCTTTCGTTTTTTGGTTAAACCAttcgttcaatttcttttgaatttaaAGAACTTTCTTTCCTTTagttttgatgaaagttcTGTTCCTACAAGTGGAAGAAATAGTATGACTTCAGGAGGTTCCTTTTATGCGACCGACGAAGGAGCGTCTTTCGATCAGGTGCCTAACATCAGGGTTTCTCGTGCTCTTGATAGAGCAGGGACTCCTCCTGGTGAGGATAGTTTTACGAATAACGAAAGCTCACAAGCTTCCAAAAGTGGAAATATTCAATCTGGCAccttgaaagaaaacgATGACTTAGACTCACATAATAATTTACATGGCCATACTCCACCGATACCTGGTAAGTTGATGCCACCCAATGGCAACAGTCATCGTTTTTCTCGTTGTATTTCACCGATTCAAACTCCTTCGGTACATGACAATCGAGCAGCTGAAAATGAACATGAGGGCGAAGTACCACAAGCAAATAAAAGTGATCCTCGCAGAGCTTCCACAACTGACGTCAAGCATGTCCAAGCCACGTTCCAAAAACAGACCTATGCGACGATGAAGCGTCGAAGAGCccaaattcaaaaaaacCTAAGGTCCATTTTCATTTACCCATTTTCCTACATTGGCATATGGATATTTCCGTTGATTGTGGATATTACACAATATAGACACGAAATCATACACGGGCCAATAGTTTGGTTAATTTATATTGCCACTCTTGCCCAACCTTTGAACGGTCTAGTGGATACTCTAGTGTTTGTTTACAGGGAAAAACCTTGGAGATATTCGTGGTCGGAGGTTCAGTTTCGGGAACTGTTAGAGGCCTACTCTTTACGTGATAAAATGGGGGAACAAGATATCAAGGAGCTTTACCACAGTGAGCTTGGAAAGAAGGGGTGGTACTATTGTGGAAGATTCGACAGGCTTTGCTGCTGGAAGCATAAGCCACAATGGTGGAAGCGAGCAGGTTGGTATGTTTACCGGTCTCTGTGTGGTCTCATACAAAACAAATACGACTTCGAGGACACCTGTGAGGATCTTCCTTTAGATTGTAACTACGATTCGAAAGATTCTTGGACATGCTTCAATCTTAATAAATTGCGCTGTGAGCAACATGAGAGACAATTCTCATTCCCATCAGATTCGACAACCGGATCAGGACCTGTTCAGAGCCGGAGAGGAAGCGACAGCAACATCGATTACGTAAGGGTTCCAACCTTCTGGAGATTCATTCATCTCTTACCAATGCTAAAAGGTATTGATTTAGATGAACTTGACCGACAACTACGCCAGAAAGCGATAGATCATGATTTTGTGCTACCTGGGTTACATTTTGCCTTGAATAAAGATACTGATGGCAGACATGACCTGAATAGGACGTATAGCAAGCCAATTTTCAAACCTGAGTACTCTATCAataatgagaagaaagccGCTAATAAAACACAAAATGGGGAATCAGCTCGAGCTCATCCGGCTTCGGCACATGTGCATTTGGATGTCAATGCTGATTTTGGCGACACTGTTAAGAAAGAGCCTGCtaaatattttgaagaaggcGACACTCAGAGTCACGGCAATGAGAGTGATAAAGATAGGATAGGAATGCTGGCATTCTTGAATGGCCCAACTAATTAATGTATTCAATAAAAAATTAATTGTATTTAATATTATTCAGGCATCACTTTAAACCTAATTTTTTTGAGAAATCAAAGGCTCTCAAAAAAAAGGGGAGACCTAACAACATAAGCTGTAATCAAGCAAGAGGGTTACCAGTTGCGTTGATCACCAAATTAAAGAATGAGCAATATGTGGAGAGTTTACGTTACGACATTTAATTGTGCTAAAAAGTTtccatttgaagaaaacgaGGCCAAGACTGCTATACTGAATGAAATAGTACCGCAAGCTTTAGAACATGATATTTACGTGTTTGGTTTCCAAGAATTAATTAGTACTTGGGAAGCATCGTTTCCGAAAATGATTGCACCTAAAATACAAGATTTGGTAGATCTCACGCTGAAGTTTATCAATCGCCATGCTTCAGGAAAGACATTTCGTGCGGTTGGCAGCACATCTACCGGTGCTGTTGGGCTCATTGCGTTTGCTGAcgaaaaaattggtctGAGAAAAGTCTCCTACAGTAACCTCAGATGTGGATTATTTAATTCCAGTTTGAAAGGGTCAGCTTCACTATGCTGCACTCTTCAAGGACAGAACAAAGAGCAGGAAACCTTTACCTTCATATGTAGTCATCTCAACGCGAACGAGGGTCCCGAGAATGCAGAATTGAGAGTAAGCAATTATGCCTCCATTATGAGTGCCTGCGCAACAGATTTCAGATTAATGCCTTTCAAGACATCTCatatattcttctttggagattTAAACTTCAGAGTAAATGGTTTACAGGATACTGTGAccgatttttcaaatatagAGAATATCAGTAAAGTATTGACGAACCACGAGGAACTGAATAAGCTTCGGAAGGAGAAATTGGTGTTCGATggttttgatgaaggaCAGATTAGCTTCTCACCAACGTACAAGTACCAAGTATCCCAGGAAAAAGAATATGACGGTAGAAGAACTCCCTCGTGGTGCGATAGAATTCTATTCAAACAATATCCGAGGGATAGTTTCAAGATCCTGTCGTACAATTCAGTAAGCAGGACTTCTCATCTGCAATTTACAGATCATCAAGCAGTCACACTCGACATAAAGGTACCTTCTATGACGTCAGGAACTGAACTCAAGATACCGACAACCGTTCCATCGTCTCAGCAGATTTTTGTTGGTGATATTGCAGACACTCTGATCGGCTACGTTGGATGGGCACTCACGAAAAACATACACTACGGTATCATTGCAGCCCTAGGcttgatcatcttttaCACTCTCTTGTGAGTGTTATGTAACTCTGTACCGAACCATTTATGACTATTAATGCTCTGTCGTAGTGAGCTTGAGATCGCttcttggtgaaaaattcatcagaAACGGATAATACTGCCTATATTTGAAGACAAGCGTCTTCGGCAAAGCTTACTGTGCTGTTAAGTCAACATCACCCTGTTGGCAAGTATATGCTCATCAGGTTTTTGAGATCTTTGAAACCACGATATCGACCAAGAATGTGTAGTagaaatctttcaaaggtacCATCATCAAGCGAATGCAATACATCAGAGAATGGTTCTGAAGCCTCGAGTACCTTCGATGACCATTTACAAAAAGAGCTAGAGCATTTCAAGCAAGTTCAAGAAGCAAGAGCAAAGAGGCAGAAGAATAAGAAACCCGGAAGGACAACAGAGCTCCGCGATGAAGCCGGATTCAAGTTGAGATTAGCAGATACGAATCAAAAGAGACATAAACAAGCTGATCCAGAGTATGAAGTTATTATTGATGGGCCATTAAGGAAGCTTGCTCCATACTATTATACTTATATGACGTTTTGCAAATTGAGATGGAGAGACAGAAATCTATTGGAAGTTTTCGAGAGCGAATTCAGAGACAGAGAAAAAAGCTATTACAAAAAGACAATTGCCAGTGGCTCTGTTCTTCTAAATGGCGAGCCAGCTAATCTTGACAGTATCATACGAAATGGGGACCTCATTACGCACAAGATACATCGCCATGAACCGCCAGTGACGTCGAAGCCCATTGGAACGGTTtacgaagatgatgatatccTCGTTATTGATAAACCATCAGGTATTCCAGTGCATCCCACTGGTCGCTATCGCTTCAATACTATAACCAAGATACTGGAAAAACAGTGGGGCAAAGCTGTGCATCCTATCAATCGACTAGATCGTTTGACGAGTGGTCTGATGTTCATTGCCAAGACACCAAAAGGAGCAGATGAGATGTCTGATCAAATGAAAGCCAGAGAAGTCTCGAAAGAGTATGTCGCTAGGGTTGTGGGCGAGTTTCCCGTCGGGGAGCTTTGCGTGGAAGAACCGCTGAGATCAGTTGAACCCAGATTGGGACTCAACGCCGTTTGCAGAATGGAGGAGGAGGGAGCAAAACATGCCAAGACTATTTTCAATAGAGTGAGTTTTGATGGGCAAACAAGTATCGTTAAGTGTCGCCCTCTCACGGGTCGGACCCATCAAATTCGTGTCCATTTACAATTCTTAGGTCACCCGATAGCAAACGATCCTATATATTCGAATGTCAAGGTCTGGGGTCCCAGTTTGGGTAAGGGCTACATCACTGATTTCAAGGACATCATAACCGAGCTTCATGAGTACGGACGGACTAAGTGTGCCGAGAGTTGGTATGAACCTAATGCCCAAGGTGAAGCtctacttgaagaaaaatgcCCAGTTTGCGAAACTGACTTGTACAGCGATCCTGGGCCAAATGATCTTGACCTTTGGCTACACGCCTACCGGTACGAATCACTGGAGGTTGACCCAGCTAccaacaaaaaaaataggAGTTATCGTACACAGCTGCCTTTATGGGCTCTAGAGCCGCATAGAAAATACATGGAACTagcattgaaagaagcagctAAATGTGGTCCAACCACAACTGCCTTCAGTGTCGGCGCAGTGCTAGTAAATGGAAGCGAAACACTCTCCACTGGATATTCAAGGGAATTAATAGGTAATACGCACGCTGAGCAGTGTGCATTGGAGAAATATTTCACTCAAGTTGGTGCTAGAGAAGTGCCGGAAGGTACCGTTCTGTACACTACCATGGAACCCTGCTCTTTCAGGTTGAGTGGCAACGAGCCTTGCGTCCATAGGATACTGGCGCAAAACGGTAACATCAAAAACGTTTTTGTTGGAGTCATTGAGCCAGACACATTTGTTAAGAACAATACAAGTTACGATATCTTACTCGGCCAAGGAATAGATTACATTCAAATTCCAGGCTACGAAGAAATCTGCAAAAAGCTTGCATTTAAAGGACATGAAAGTGCACACTAAAAATACTCATCTTGCAGTCACTACATGGACAAAAGGCTGGATCATTGGAGGCTCTTTAACATCATGTTGATCATTTTATAGACGGTCCATAGCGTAATCTTTTCTAACGGatactgaaaaatttaaagattttgtATTACGGTCGATTAAGAAACAGGTTACGAAAGTCAAAGTAGTGTAAAAGACGTCTAAATCCAACAGGCAGCAATCAAttaagatcaattgaagttcTAATTACTTGATTGACCATTATGTCAAAAAAAGAGGAGCTAAGAGTAAGAGTATGCCAGTATTCGGTAGATCAAATGAACAAACACAGTTCCTTGAGGCCTTGAAACTCTACGAATCTAAGAGTTACAAAAAGTCAATCAAGATTTTGGATGGCACTCTGAAAAAGGATTCTGCTTTTGTGGACGCTTTGGCGTTAAAGGGGCTTGATCTATTGTCtcttggtgaaaaatcagaCGCCGAGAGCTATGTCAAAAACGCCCTCAATAAGATAGAGGGCACCACTGCTTCACCAATCTGTTGCCATGTCCTTGGTATCTATATGAGGACTACCAAAAAATATGCTGAGTCTGTTAAATGGTTTCAGGCCTCTTTAAACAATGGATCCACAAATCAGCAGATTTACCGAGATCTAGCTACTTTGCAATCGCAGATTGGAGACCTAAAAGGTGCATTAGTATCCAGGAAAAAGTACTGGGAAGCATATTTGGGGTATCGCGCAAACTGGACAGCTCTAGCGATAGCACAGGACATCAATGGTGAGCATCAACAGGCAGTGAACACGTTGtctcaatttgaaaagttaGTTGAGGGTAAACTGGTGAAGCAGAGATGTACGAGACACAATGAATGTCTAATGTACAAGAACGAGATAATGTACAGAGCTGCGGGAaacaacaaagaaaagcttcaaaatgtGCTAAAACACCTGAACGATATCGAGCCAAACGTTTATGACAAATACGGGTTGCTGGAAGAGAAAGCCTCGATTTATATGAAACTTGGCGAATTGAAAGAGGCTTCCAAAATTTACAGAACCTTGATTAAAAGGAATCCGGATGACTTTAGATACTACAAACTGCTCGAGGTTGCACTTGGAGTCCAAGGTCACATCCCTCTTAGAAAGGCCCTTTATGAGAAGTTGCAAAGCTTTTACCCCAGAAGCGAGCCACCGGTGTTCATTCCTCTGACTTTcattgaggatgaaaagGAACTGagtcaaaaattgaaggattacATTATCCCACAGTTACAACGAGGTGTTCCTGCAGCCTTTTGTAACGTAAAACCTTTGTATCAGGCGAGAGCGTCTGTTGTTCCATCGCTTTTGGAACAAATTGTGGTCGATTATTCGCTAACGCTTGATCCAACCAAGGAGCCGCTACCTTACATTTGGACATGTTACTATCTTGCTCAACATTTCCTACATCTCAAACAGttccaaaaatctcaaGAGTTTATTGACAGGGCCATCAAACACACCCCAACTTTGGTTGAGCTGTACATTTTTAAAGGCCGTGTGTTGAAGCATCTAGGCTTACTGGAAGAAGCGGCCGAAACTCTTGAAGCTGGAAGAAAACTGGACTTGCAAGATAGATTTATCAATACAAAGACGGTGAAATATTACTTGAGAGCGAACAACATCGAAAAGGCCACAGATATTGCTTctcttttcaccaaaaATGATGACTCCGTCAATGGTATTAAGGATCTCCATCTTGTTGAAGCAGCTTGGTTCATTATCGAGCAAGCCGAGGCCTATTACAGATTGTATGTTACTTCCTCACGCAAATTGCAGAATTTGGTCACAAAAGCAGAAGAACTAGAAGCTAAAGAGGATCCCGAGGTCGAAGCCCTCATTCGCGACATAAAGATCGAGGAATGGGAAACAAAAAAGAACCAAGGATTGGCTCTTAAAAGATTTCAAGCCATTAGTAAGTTTTatgatcaatttgaagacgacCAACTAGACTTCCACTCCTACTGCATGAGAAAGGGAACCCCAAGAGCATACATTGATATGTTGAAATGGGCCAAAACCATCTACACCAAGCCTGTCTATGTGCGTGCTCTGAAGGGAGCCTTCAAAATATACTCGAAATTGCACGACAACTCAAAATTGACcgaagaggaagatatCTTCAGCAGGATCAGCAAGTTAATGAAGAGGCATGCGAAGAAAGCAAAGAAGGAGACCTCTACGATTAACAAAGGTAAAAACGAGGAAAAGAAACAAGTATTGGCTTACCCCgaagctgatgatgaagatgtatTTGGTACTGACTTGTTGAACACAAAGGAACCACTAAAAGCTTTTAGCGAGACTTTTTACAGCAAGTATTCTGAGCAAGTTACTGAGCTGGAAAAAGACTATCCACTTGAATTTAACTTCCAATACAGGAGCGGAAAGCTGGCTTTGTGTCTTGCCGCACTCTCCAAATACACTAAATACCATGGCCAAAAATGCGGTCTCGCTGGCGCTATGGCAATTACTCTACTTTTGTCCACTAAGGATGAAGCGTCCTTCGATGTTATTGGTAAAAAAGTAGCCATTAAAGGTTTAGAAAGTTTGTTTCCAGAACTCCCATCTAGCGAGAAGGACAAAGAGGAGTTTGATTGGCTCAACTACTTCACAGAAAACTTTAACGGTCATGATTTAAACGCTCTTTCATTTATTTACGGCTACAAGAACCTTTTTGATAGCTCGAAAGTGAAAGAAATGATTCTACAAGAACTGGCCAACTGTGAGCCATTTACTCAGAACGCTGTTCTACAATACAAATTGTAAATAGATAGACGTAGGTTCAGTTCCAACATCAAGTAGCACACATTTTTCATATTTCGCTGTGTTGAAGCTTGTAAAAGAAAACGCTTAATTAAGGCGGAGGTTTCTGATAAGaacatcaaaagaagaagaacaaaccAGAACAGATATCGTTGTCAGTTTGACCTGACAATATGACATCAATGCGGGGCTCagtatcttcatcagtgACCTCTACAGCGAGCAATCAGCTCAGCAGAGTAGATAGGAAACGCCGCGATAACATCAACGATAGAATTCAACAATTGCTCACAATGATCCCTAACGAGTTTTTTCAGGACTATTACAAGAATTCAAGTTGTACGGATTCCGAGTATGGCTCTGGAGACACACCTAGCTCCGCCACAACCCCCAAACCGGGCACAAATGCAGCGAAGATCAAAGGCACAGGCACCAGAGATGGGAAACCAAACAAGGGACAAATATTGACGCAGGCAGTTGAATACATCATGTCCTTACAAAACGAAATCGATTCCAAGAATCGGGAAGAAGTGGAACTTATCTTAAAAGTGCAAGACCTGAGCAAAATTACAGGAACAATAGTCAATGATATCAACCTAGAGAACACCAGCGCAGAAATGGCCCTTGCCAAGATCGGAGTGGGCAGTCTAGCGGGAGAAATTGCACAGGACGATGAACAAGGTCAACTAGACTCTCAAACTGCACTCCCCGCCAATCCGCAATACGCCAACCCAAAGATCAGCAACTTCGAATACGGAGGATATTCAGAGTATGGAGACGGCATCTAGGTCTCAAACCAAAGCCCACCAACGCTCAATCAGAGGTCTGATTCAGTCATCtttaagctcatcgctgGTTCCTCATAGAGTACGATGACATTGTTCTGttggttcttcaagactttgaaaaaaaacCACGAAGCAACTTGAAGGCAGCAGTTGAGGGACGTGTCGATAGGGGCCCCGGAAAGCAGTTGCAAAGAAAGGAAGGAGCTGGGTACTCAATGAGCATTCCCCAAGCTATGAGCAGCCATGGGATATTGGACAACAAAAGACCTTTTGAAGGGGAAGATGATGCGGTCTCACGTGGTGTATCGGAGTCGCACTCGCAGCAGGTCTCTAGTGGGACAACCGTCGATGGGAATGGCGTAGAGGGCTCAAAGAAACCTAAACTGACtgaaaatgatgaggaCATGGCTCTTGAGGTGCCTGCAAAGGGTGAtgaacttcaagaagtgGTGAACGAGTATGATACGAGTGGgaatcaaaagattctgGGAGACGCCGAAGGTTTGAATGGTAGGTCTGACGATGACGTGCTGACCCCAATTACACCTAATAGACCTGTAAGTATCGGCAAGGACAGAAAAACTGGGAAGTacattttctcttcaataaCCAAGGATGATTCGCTCAATGCAAGAATGTTTTTAAAGTATCATGGATTGAGGAAATTTCTTGATACTTATTTACCTGAGGAATTGAATTCTTTGTATCTCTATTTTCTCATTAAACTGTTAGGGTTCGAGATTAAAGATCGTGAAATGATTAATGCGATTCATAGCTACGTCGAGTCCTCACCTTCACCCGATGCTGATTTGACTTTCACAGCCGTTGAGGACCCATTGGAAAAAAGACATGCAGTACGTTTGATTAAGGATTTACAAAAGGCAATCAACAAAGTATTATGCACAAGATTACGATTGTCAAATTTCTCCACAGTAGACACTTTTGTGAAAAGGTTGCAAAGtgcgaagaagatattgGTTTTGACTGGCGCAGGCGTTTCCACGTCATTGGGTATCCCTGATTTCAGATCTTCTGAAGGTTTTTATTCCAAGATTCGTCACTTGGGGCTGGATGACCCGCAGGATGTTTTCAATTATGATATATTCATGCAGGACCCATCGGTTTTCTACAACATAGCTCACATGGTTTTGCCGCCGGAAAACCTCTATTCCCCTTTACacagcttcatcaaaatgTTGCAGGACAAGGGCAAGTTGCTAAGAAATTATACACAAAATATTGATAACCTGGAGTCCTATGCTGGtatcaaggaagaaaagctAGTACAATGTCATGGTTCCTTCGCGACTGCATCATGTATTACTTGTCATTGGAGACTTCCTGGTGAGAAGATCTTTAGCAATATCAGGAATTTAGAATTGCCCCTATGTCCTTACTGTTatcaaaagagaagagaattttTCCCTCATGACAATGTGTCGGATGGCGAAACTGACAATGCTAATAATAATCTAATAAATGCAGCAATGAAATCCTATGGTGTTCTTAAGCCAGACATCACATTTTTCGGGGAAGCTCTGCCATCAAAGTTCCATAAGACGATACGCGAAGACATATTGAAATGTGATCTTCTAATTTGCATCGGTACGAGTTTGAAAGTGGCTCCCGTCTCAGACATTGTAAATATGCTGCCTGCTCATGTGCCACAAGTTTTAATTAACAGAGATCCAGTTAAGCACGCAGAGTTTGACTTGAACTTGCTCGG belongs to Torulaspora delbrueckii CBS 1146 chromosome 4, complete genome and includes:
- the SIR2 gene encoding NAD-dependent histone deacetylase SIR2 (similar to Saccharomyces cerevisiae SIR2 (YDL042C) and HST1 (YOL068C); ancestral locus Anc_3.151) is translated as MSIPQAMSSHGILDNKRPFEGEDDAVSRGVSESHSQQVSSGTTVDGNGVEGSKKPKLTENDEDMALEVPAKGDELQEVVNEYDTSGNQKILGDAEGLNGRSDDDVLTPITPNRPVSIGKDRKTGKYIFSSITKDDSLNARMFLKYHGLRKFLDTYLPEELNSLYLYFLIKLLGFEIKDREMINAIHSYVESSPSPDADLTFTAVEDPLEKRHAVRLIKDLQKAINKVLCTRLRLSNFSTVDTFVKRLQSAKKILVLTGAGVSTSLGIPDFRSSEGFYSKIRHLGLDDPQDVFNYDIFMQDPSVFYNIAHMVLPPENLYSPLHSFIKMLQDKGKLLRNYTQNIDNLESYAGIKEEKLVQCHGSFATASCITCHWRLPGEKIFSNIRNLELPLCPYCYQKRREFFPHDNVSDGETDNANNNLINAAMKSYGVLKPDITFFGEALPSKFHKTIREDILKCDLLICIGTSLKVAPVSDIVNMLPAHVPQVLINRDPVKHAEFDLNLLGFCDDVATYVAQKCGWDIPHDKWDQLKKMNFDCKEDERGVYNVSALLPS
- the RTG1 gene encoding Rtg1p (similar to Saccharomyces cerevisiae RTG1 (YOL067C); ancestral locus Anc_3.152), which encodes MRGSVSSSVTSTASNQLSRVDRKRRDNINDRIQQLLTMIPNEFFQDYYKNSSCTDSEYGSGDTPSSATTPKPGTNAAKIKGTGTRDGKPNKGQILTQAVEYIMSLQNEIDSKNREEVELILKVQDLSKITGTIVNDINLENTSAEMALAKIGVGSLAGEIAQDDEQGQLDSQTALPANPQYANPKISNFEYGGYSEYGDGI